One genomic segment of Coffea arabica cultivar ET-39 chromosome 6e, Coffea Arabica ET-39 HiFi, whole genome shotgun sequence includes these proteins:
- the LOC113696340 gene encoding F-box protein At5g07610-like, giving the protein MAYINFVYGLVIMMMSLSSSASTSTSTTASAGASTSVATAEDSTSTTTSAEEVGETEDLLIQILFRLPVKSLLRFKCVSKRWKSIISTPYFSINHTRRNPKPISSSLLMLNDRSLILLSLGNHENNTKADYRIPSFGFFNITADVTMRILGMCNGLMLCFITSAFKEHEYAYCVGNITTKQLRKLPPPSMLASNLIIGMNLAFDPSNSPHFKVICVGQHFMQDAGSCEIEIYSSETDEWKLWNGSFCNPFDILEVFDRGVFCNGAMHWLNFGGDSFYFVLENEVMKIMPMPPMHSDIYTTKRLRFLGQSGGYLHLVDFESNLYHNPPMDIYEMRKDYSGWILKHRFDPNNIAMEFPEMTREIRVNTQYTDDENDTSIHTARYYLCSIMSTRRAPDGESIEVILLLPSRIIAYNPKDNSSRTLLVLKKRVAVQDHKWYDVHQFTETLSWL; this is encoded by the coding sequence ATGGCTTACATAAACTTTGTGTACGGTTTAGTGATCATGATGATGAGCCTGTCCAGCAGTGCTAGTACCAGTACTAGTACCACCGCTAGTGCTGGTGCTAGTACAAGTGTTGCTACTGCTGAAGATAGTACTAGTACCACTACTAGTGCTGAAGAAGTTGGTGAGACTGAAGATTTGCTTATCCAAATTCTCTTCCGTTTGCCGGTGAAATCTCTACTTAGATTCAAATGCGTTTCCAAGAGATGGAAGAGCATTATTTCTACTCCCTACTTCTCTATCAATCACACTCGTAGAAATCCAAAACCCATATCATCCAGCCTGCTGATGCTCAATGATCGATCTTTAATCCTTCTGTCACTTGGGAACCATGAGAATAATACTAAGGCTGATTATCGAATCCCATCATTCGGCTTCTTCAACATCACCGCCGACGTAACCATGAGGATTCTGGGGATGTGCAATGGCTTGATGTTATGTTTCATAACCTCAGCCTTCAAAGAACACGAGTACGCTTATTGTGTTGGCAACATCACAACTAAGCAGCTCAGGAAACTTCCTCCCCCGAGCATGCTCGCGAGCAACCTGATTATCGGTATGAATTTGGCTTTTGATCCATCAAACTCACCTCATTTTAAAGTCATCTGCGTTGGCCAACACTTCATGCAGGACGCTGGAAGTTGTGAAATTGAGATTTACTCATCAGAAACCGACGAATGGAAACTCTGGAATGGCTCCTTCTGCAATCCTTTCGATATTCTGGAAGTTTTTGATCGCGGGGTTTTTTGCAATGGTGCAATGCACTGGCTTAATTTTGGGGGCGACTCATTTTACTTTGTTCTTGAGAACGAGGTCATGAAAATTATGCCAATGCCTCCCATGCATAGCGATATTTATACTACCAAGAGGCTAAGGTTTTTAGGGCAGTCTGGAGGGTACCTAcatttggttgattttgaaTCAAACCTTTATCATAATCCACCGATGGATATATATGAGATGAGGAAGGATTATTCAGGATGGATTTTGAAGCACAGATTTGATCCCAATAACATAGCAATGGAATTCCCAGAAATGACTAGAGAAATCCGGGTGAATACTCAATACACTGATGATGAAAACGACACTAGTATTCATACGGCCAGGTACTATTTGTGCTCAATCATGAGCACTAGAAGGGCTCCAGATGGGGAGAGTATAGAGGTTATACTTCTTCTACCCAGCCGTATTATCGCATACAATCCTAAGGATAACAGCAGCAGGACGCTCCTGGTGTTGAAGAAAAGAGTAGCGGTTCAAGATCACAAGTGGTATGATGTGCATCAGTTCACTGAGACCCTCTCTTGGCTTTAA
- the LOC113697022 gene encoding bifunctional dethiobiotin synthetase/7,8-diamino-pelargonic acid aminotransferase, mitochondrial-like, translated as MLLLATLSRPPVRRRLLPICLLHHRNIHAQPPPAPPPPPTIEYPLSHPIYAIWAANTSLGKTLVSAGLSIAFLNSSCSSKSKKFVYLKPVQTGFPEDSDSRFVYCKFSQFSLQNRPKLSVFASNHVINTSFPALKALLGEDSKYGSFGSEKVGHFGGAFENLGWYEETKLEGAENDEAKGVGLCSELICKTIYGWKEPISPHLASEREGARVEDSELLEVLMRGVQSGDEEGGDRNVDVMCVIETAGGVASPGPSGTLQCDLYRPLRLPAILVGDGRLGGISGTISAYESLKLRGYDVVAIVFEDHGLTNEVPLSSYLQNRIPLFVLPPVPQDMSNDLVEWFEKSQTVFSSLKDVMLSAFLRRVRKLHHMRKKACDILWWPFTQHEFVSEGNVTVIDSRCGENFAVHKTSNLETITQQFDACASWWTQGPDANLQIELARIVGYTIGRYGHVMFPENVYEPVLECAELLLEGVGKGWASRTYFSDNGSTAVEIALKMAFRKFLLDRGIHFDQLKVNASERYINLKVLALKGSYHGDTLGAMEAQAPSPYTGVYQQPWYSGRGIFLDPPTVFLCNGIWKLQLPKKIQVENVKMDDFCFNLRDEIFQETRDASLFASIYSSYISKELSHVNSIPYTDIGALIIEPVIHGAGGMEMIDPLFQRILVKECQSRNIPVIFDEVFTGFWRLGVESAAKLLCCQPDISCFAKLMTGGVVPLAVTLASEAVFEAFVGESKLKALLHGHSYSAHAIGCSAAVQSIKWFKNSQRNVNLIPGADLLRELWDTELVHQLSSHPAVKRVVTIGTLCALELRAEGCNAGYASLYATSLLKKIREDGIYTRPLGNVIYLMCGPCTSPQVCSQIMNKLIRRLDEFSEVKNVGACQP; from the exons ATGCTTCTACTTGCAACTTTATCCAGACCACCAGTCCGCCGCCGTTTACTCCCTATATGTCTACTGCACCACCGCAACATCCACGCACAACCACCACCAgcacctcctcctcctcccacTATTGAATACCCTTTGAGTCATCCCATTTACGCCATTTGGGCTGCTAACACTTCACTCGGCAAGACCCTCGTCTCCGCCGGCCTTTCTATCGCTTTTCTCAACTCCTCCTGCTCTTCTAAGTCCAAGAAATTTGTCTATCTCAAGCCAGTCCAAACGGGTTTTCCGGAAGACTCTGATTCCCGCTTCGTGTACTGCAAATTCTCTCAGTTTTCCCTCCAGAACCGTCCCAAGTTATCCGTTTTTGCTTCGAATCATGTTATCAATACTTCGTTCCCGGCATTGAAAGCCCTTTTGGGAGAAGACTCCAAATATGGGAGCTTTGGCAGTGAAAAAGTTGGGCACTTTGGGGGTGCCTTTGAGAATTTGGGGTGGTACGAGGAAACGAAATTAGAAGGGGCTGAAAATGATGAAGCAAAGGGGGTGGGGTTGTGTTCTGAATTGATTTGTAAGACAATTTATGGGTGGAAGGAGCCAATTTCGCCTCATTTAGCCTCTGAGAGAGAAGGGGCAAGAGTAGAAGACTCTGAGTTGTTAGAAGTGTTGATGAGGGGTGTGCAAAGTGGGGATGAAGAAGGTGGTGATCGAAATGTAGACGTAATGTGTGTGATTGAGACTGCTGGTGGAGTCGCAAGCCCTGGCCCATCTGGTACTCTACAATGCGATTTATACCG GCCTTTACGGTTGCCGGCCATTTTGGTGGGGGATGGACGGTTAGGTGGTATTTCTGGAACCATTTCAGCTTATGAAAGTTTGAAACTTCGCGGTTATGATGTTGTTGCCATAGTCTTTGAAGACCATGGTCTTACAAATGAGGTGCCATTGTCTTCTTACTTACAAAATAG GATCCCACTGTTTGTGCTTCCACCTGTTCCACAAGATATGTCAAATGACCTGGTTGAATGGTTCGAGAAGTCTCAAACTGTTTTTAGTTCTCTAAAGGACGTAATGTTGTCTGCATTTCTAAGAAGAGTGCGGAAATTACATCACATGAGAAAGAAGGCTTGTGATATTCTGTGGTGGCCTTTCACTCAGCATGAATTTGTATCTGAAGGAAATGTTACTGTTATAGATTCACGCTGTGGGGAGAACTTTGCAGTTCATAAG ACCAGCAACTTGGAAACAATTACTCAACAATTTGATGCTTGTGCAAGCTGGTGGACACAGGGACCTGATGCTAATTTACAG ATTGAGTTGGCAAGGATTGTTGGCTATACTATTGGTCGTTACGGTCATGTAATGTTTCCCGAGAATGTTTACGAGCCAGTTCTTGAATGTGCTGAACTTTTGCTGGAAGGTGTTGGAAAGG GATGGGCTTCTCGAACATATTTCTCAGATAATGGATCAACAGCAGTTGAAATTGCTCTCAAAATGGCATTTAGAAAATTCTTGCTTGACCGTGGAATCCATTTTGACCAGCTTAAAGTCAATGCCTCTGAAAGATATATCAATCTGAAG GTATTAGCTCTCAAAGGATCTTATCATGGTGATACTTTGGGAGCTATGGAAGCACAGGCACCATCTCCTTATACTGGCGTTTACCAGCAACCTTG GTACTCAGGAAGAGGTATTTTTCTCGATCCTCCAACAGTTTTCCTTTGCAATGGCATTTGGAAACTCCAACTTCCCAAGAAGATTCAGGTTgaaaatgtgaaaatggatGACTTCT GTTTTAACTTGCGTGACGAAATTTTTCAGGAGACCAGAGATGCCTCATTATTTGCCAGTATCTATTCATCATACATTTCAAAGGAGTTATCACATGTTAATTCTATACCATACACTGACATTGGAGCTTTAATCATTGAACCAG TGATACATGGAGCTGGTGGAATGGAAATGATTGATCCCCTATTTCAGCGCATACTTGTTAAAGAATGCCAAAGCCGAAATATTCCCGTTATCTTCGATGAGGTTTTTACTGGATTTTGGCGCCTTGGAGTAGAG TCTGCTGCGAAACTACTCTGCTGTCAGCCAGATATAAGCTGCTTTGCAAAGTTAATGACTGGTGGCGTTGTGCCCTTGGCTGTTACTTTAGCATCAGAGGCTGTTTTTGAAGCATTTGTTGGGGAATCAAAG CTCAAAGCCCTTTTGCATGGGCATTCCTACTCTGCACATGCTATTGGATGTTCTGCTGCTGTTCAGTCCATTAAATGGTTCAAGAATTCCCAAAGGAATGTTAATTTGATACCTGGAGCAGATTTGCTTCGAGAG TTATGGGACACAGAATTGGTTCACCAGTTATCCTCACATCCAGCAGTCAAAAGAGTAGTTACAATCGGGACTCTGTGTGCCCTGGAACTCAGAGCTGAAGGCTGTAATGCTGg GTATGCATCGTTGTATGCAACTTCTCTTCTCAAGAAGATTCGCGAGGATGGCATTTATACGAGACCTCTGGGAAATGTCATATATCTCATGTGCGGACCTTGCACTTCTCCTCAAGTCTGCAGCCAAATAATGAATAAACTTATTAGAAGGCTTGACGAATTCAGCGAAGTGAAGAACGTTGGGGCCTGTCAACCTTAG
- the LOC113696155 gene encoding calmodulin-binding protein 60 B-like, translating into MQTRKRILEGEDDQQQERKRPALASVIVEALKVDSLQKLCSSLEPILRRVVSEEVERALAKLGPAKLTGRSSSPKRIEGPDGRNLQLHFRSRLSLPLFTGGKVEGEQGAAIHVVLIDTNTGHVVTSGPESSVKLDVIVLEGDFNTEDDESWTQEEFESHVVKEREGKRPLLTGDLQVTLKEGVGTIGELTFTDNSSWIRSRKFRLGLKVASGYCEGIRVREAKTEAFTVKDHRGELYKKHYPPALNDDVWRLEKIGKDGSFHKRLNNAGIFSVEDFLRLVVRDPQKLRTILGSGMSNKMWDALIEHAKTCALSGKLYVYYSDDSRNVGVVFNNIYELSGLIASEQYFPADSLSDSQKLYVDGLVKKAYDNWNLVIEYDGKSLLNFKQNKKSSASRDELPVGPVDYPNALDNQLSDPPRLPVPVPSEPSPVDPNMLIGGYNDNMATRYANQSQILNSSSRNQYGSTPYGLPDQQISSSHQIQNTRYDNRAALALAPPQSSSSFQTVGSSVQPSNLNPFEDWTQNRDKSVDDFLSEEEIRLRSHEMLENEDMQHLLRLFSMGGHAAVNVPDDNFAFQSYMPSPSPNYSYDEDRTRSGKAVVGWLKIKAAMRWGFFIRKKAAERRAQIVELEDE; encoded by the exons ATGCAGACTAGGAAGAGGATTTTGGAGGGTGAGGATGACCAACAGCAGGAGCGAAAACGGCCTGCTCTGGCTAG TGTCATTGTGGAAGCTCTAAAGGTGGATAGTCTTCAGAAACTCTGCTCATCCTTGGAGCCAATTCTTCGTAGAGTT GTTAGCGAAGAAGTTGAACGTGCTTTGGCAAAGCTTGGTCCTGCCAAACTCACTGGAAG GTCGTCGTCACCTAAACGAATTGAAGGGCCAGATGGAAGAAATTTACAGCTGCATTTTAGGTCCAGACTTTCACTGCCTCTCTTTACTGGGGGTAAAGTAGAAGGGGAGCAGGGAGCCGCAATTCATGTTGTCTTGATTGATACAAATACAGGGCATGTTGTCACTTCTGGACCTGAATCGTCTGTTAAGCTGGATGTTATTGTGCTAGAAGGTGATTTTAACACTGAAGATGATGAAAGCTGGACTCAAGAAGAATTTGAAAGCCATGTTGTGAAAGAGCGGGAAGGAAAGAGACCATTGTTGACTGGCGATCTACAAGTGACACTCAAGGAAGGTGTGGGAACTATAGGAGAGCTTACCTTCACTGATAATTCAAGTTGGATAAGGAGTAGGAAGTTCAGACTTGGCCTCAAGGTTGCATCAGGATATTGTGAAGGCATACGAGTTCGTGAAGCAAAGACTGAGGCTTTCACTGTCAAAGATCACAGAGGGGAAT TGTACAAAAAGCATTATCCACCTGCGTTGAATGATGATGTATGGAGATTGGAGAAGATTGGCAAGGATGGATCATTCCATAAAAGACTAAACAATGCAGGGATATTTTCAGTTGAAGACTTCCTTAGGCTTGTGGTCAGAGACCCTCAGAAGCTGCGAACT ATTCTTGGCAGTGGTATGTCAAATAAAATGTGGGACGCCCTCATAGAGCATGCAAAAACTTGTGCCCTAAGTGGGAAGCTTTATGTATACTATTCTGATGATTCAAGAAATGTTGGTGTTGTCTTCAATAACATCTATGAGCTGAGTGGCCTTATAGCTAGTGAACAGTATTTTCCAGCAGATTCACTTTCTGACAGCCAGAAG TTATATGTTGATGGTTTGGTAAAGAAAGCATATGACAACTGGAACCTAGTTATAGAGTATGATGGCAAGTCTCTTCTGAACTTCAAGCAAAATAAGAAATCAAGTGCATCCCGGGATGAACTTCCAGTTGGGCCAGTGGATTATCCTAATGCTTTGGATAATCAGCTTTCAGATCCGCCCCGATTACCAGTACCAGTTCCATCTGAGCCATCTCCAGTGGATCCAAACATGCTGATTGGAG GTTATAATGATAATATGGCTACCAGATATGCTAACCAGTCTCAAATTCTGAATTCAAGTTCCCGCAATCAATATGGTAGTACTCCATATGGTTTACCTGACCAGCAAATCAGCAGTTCTCACCAAATTCAGAACACAAGATATGATAATAGGGCAGCATTGGCCCTTGCTCCTCCACAGTCATCATCATCATTCCAGACAGTTGGGTCATCTGTTCAGCCATCCAACCTCAATCCTTTTGAAGACTGGACTCAAAATCGTGACAAGAGTGTGGATGACTTCTTGTCGGAGGAGGAAATTCGTTTGAGAAGCCATGAGATGCTCGAGAATGAAGATATGCAACACCTACTTAGACTTTTCAGCATGGGAGGCCATGCAGCTGTTAATGTGCCTGATGATAATTTTGCTTTCCAATCTTACATGCCATCGCCATCTCCAAACTACAGTTATGATGAGGATCGCACCCGTTCTGGGAAAGCAGTTGTTGGCTGGCTAAAAATTAAGGCTGCAATGAGATGGGGCTTTTTCATCAGGAAGAAAGCAGCTGAGAGGAGGGCACAGATTGTGGAGTTGGAAGATGAATAA